One window of Burkholderia vietnamiensis LMG 10929 genomic DNA carries:
- the cyoB gene encoding cytochrome o ubiquinol oxidase subunit I, which produces MLGKLTLSAIPFDQPIIMGASAFMGLVVLGIVAALTVTGRWKWLWSEWLTSVDHKKIGVMYLIVAVLMLLRGFADAVMMRLQLALAYNSPGYLPPHHYDQVFTAHGVIMIFFMAMALLVAFFNLIVPLQIGARDVAFPFLNSLSFWMTAVAAILMNISLVIGEFAQTGWLAYPPLSELQFSPGVGVDYYLWALQISGVGTLITAINFFVTIVKMRAPGMTLMKMPVFTWTALCSNVLIMATFPILTVALALLGLDRYLDMHFFTNDAGGNAMLYLNLIWAWGHPEVYILVLPAFGIYSEVIATFAKKPLFGYKTMVYASCVIMVLAFLVWLHHFFTMGSGADVNAFFGIMTMVIAIPTGVKIFNWLFTMYRGRIEFTTPVLWTIGFMVTFTLGGMTGVMMAIPGADFVLHNSLFLIAHFHNAIIGGVVFGYFAGVHYWFPKVFGFRLDEKFGKRAFWCWFLGFYASFVPLYVLGFMGMTRRLNHYDNPAWHPWLVAAACGVVLIALGVLCQVASVWVGWRNRHQPQYRDATGDPWNGRTLEWATSSPPAVYNFAVIPNVHELDELAYRKAKGLGLGLGKNVRYDDIHMPSNTSAGFFVGIFSLLLGFALVWHIWWLAIAALVGIVATVVLYSAQDNDGYYIPADTVRRIEEQRAGVQLGAAAPEVELETN; this is translated from the coding sequence ATGCTAGGCAAACTCACACTATCGGCGATCCCGTTCGATCAGCCCATCATCATGGGCGCGAGCGCGTTCATGGGGCTCGTCGTGCTCGGCATCGTCGCCGCGCTGACGGTGACCGGACGGTGGAAATGGCTGTGGAGCGAGTGGCTGACGTCGGTCGACCACAAGAAGATCGGCGTGATGTATCTGATCGTCGCGGTGCTGATGCTGCTGCGCGGCTTCGCGGACGCCGTGATGATGCGCCTGCAGCTCGCGCTCGCATACAACTCGCCCGGCTATCTGCCGCCGCATCACTATGACCAGGTCTTCACCGCGCACGGCGTGATCATGATCTTCTTCATGGCGATGGCGCTGCTGGTCGCGTTCTTCAACCTGATCGTGCCGCTGCAGATCGGCGCGCGCGACGTCGCGTTCCCGTTCCTGAATTCGCTGTCCTTCTGGATGACGGCGGTCGCCGCGATCCTGATGAACATCTCGCTCGTGATCGGCGAATTCGCGCAGACGGGCTGGCTCGCCTATCCGCCGTTGTCGGAGCTGCAGTTCAGTCCGGGGGTAGGGGTCGACTACTACCTGTGGGCGCTGCAGATCTCGGGCGTCGGCACGCTGATCACCGCGATCAACTTCTTCGTGACGATCGTCAAGATGCGCGCGCCCGGCATGACGCTGATGAAGATGCCGGTGTTCACGTGGACGGCGCTGTGCTCGAACGTGCTGATCATGGCGACGTTCCCGATCCTGACGGTCGCGCTCGCGCTGCTCGGGCTCGATCGCTACCTCGACATGCACTTCTTCACGAACGATGCCGGCGGCAACGCGATGCTGTACCTGAACCTGATCTGGGCGTGGGGCCATCCGGAGGTGTACATCCTCGTGCTGCCCGCGTTCGGCATCTATTCGGAAGTGATCGCGACCTTCGCGAAGAAGCCGCTGTTCGGCTACAAGACGATGGTCTACGCGTCGTGCGTGATCATGGTGCTCGCGTTCCTGGTGTGGCTGCATCACTTCTTCACGATGGGCTCGGGCGCCGACGTCAACGCGTTCTTCGGGATCATGACGATGGTCATCGCGATCCCGACCGGCGTGAAGATCTTCAACTGGCTGTTCACGATGTACCGCGGCCGCATCGAATTCACGACGCCCGTGCTGTGGACGATCGGCTTCATGGTGACGTTCACGCTCGGCGGGATGACCGGCGTGATGATGGCGATTCCGGGCGCCGACTTCGTGCTGCACAACAGCCTGTTCCTGATCGCGCATTTCCACAACGCGATCATCGGCGGCGTCGTGTTCGGCTACTTCGCAGGCGTGCATTACTGGTTCCCGAAGGTGTTCGGGTTCCGGCTCGACGAGAAGTTCGGCAAGCGCGCGTTCTGGTGCTGGTTCCTCGGCTTCTACGCATCGTTCGTGCCGCTGTACGTGCTCGGCTTCATGGGCATGACGCGCCGTCTGAACCACTACGACAACCCGGCATGGCATCCGTGGCTGGTGGCCGCCGCGTGCGGCGTCGTGCTGATCGCGCTCGGCGTGCTCTGCCAGGTCGCATCGGTGTGGGTCGGCTGGCGCAATCGTCACCAGCCGCAGTATCGCGACGCGACCGGCGACCCGTGGAACGGCCGCACGCTCGAATGGGCGACGTCGTCGCCGCCCGCGGTCTACAACTTCGCGGTGATCCCGAACGTGCACGAACTCGACGAGCTCGCGTATCGCAAGGCGAAGGGCCTCGGGCTCGGCCTCGGCAAGAACGTCCGCTACGACGACATTCACATGCCGTCGAACACGAGCGCGGGCTTCTTCGTCGGCATCTTCAGCCTGTTGCTCGGCTTCGCGCTCGTCTGGCACATCTGGTGGCTCGCGATCGCCGCGCTCGTCGGCATCGTCGCGACGGTGGTGCTGTACAGCGCGCAGGACAACGACGGCTATTACATTCCGGCGGACACCGTCCGCCGCATCGAGGAACAACGCGCGGGCGTGCAGCTCGGCGCCGCGGCGCCGGAAGTTGAACTGGAGACGAACTGA
- the cyoC gene encoding cytochrome o ubiquinol oxidase subunit III — MSYQSLSGAAPHAAAHHHPPSHSVFGFWLYLMTDCVIFASLFATFAVLGNQFAGGPTAKDLFDIPGVALETAALLLSSITYGFAMLGAQRRRRGAVFVWLAVTFVLGAAFLAMELREFSHLIADGAGPQRSAFLSAFFALVGTHGLHVAVGLLWMVVLVVQMARGSGMTERDVRRLTCLSLFWHFLDIVWICVFSFVYLASVI, encoded by the coding sequence ATGTCGTATCAATCTCTGTCGGGCGCCGCCCCTCATGCGGCCGCGCACCACCATCCGCCGTCGCATTCGGTGTTCGGCTTCTGGCTGTACCTGATGACGGACTGCGTGATCTTCGCGTCGCTGTTCGCCACGTTCGCCGTGCTCGGCAACCAGTTCGCGGGCGGTCCGACCGCGAAGGACCTGTTCGACATTCCGGGCGTCGCGCTCGAGACGGCCGCGCTGCTGCTGTCGAGCATCACGTACGGCTTCGCGATGCTCGGCGCGCAGCGCCGCCGGCGCGGCGCCGTGTTCGTGTGGCTCGCGGTGACGTTCGTGCTGGGCGCCGCGTTTCTCGCGATGGAACTGCGCGAGTTCTCGCACCTGATCGCCGACGGCGCAGGCCCGCAGCGCAGCGCGTTCCTGTCGGCGTTCTTCGCGCTGGTCGGCACGCACGGGCTGCACGTGGCGGTCGGCCTGTTGTGGATGGTAGTGCTGGTCGTGCAGATGGCGCGCGGCTCGGGCATGACCGAGCGCGACGTGCGGCGTCTCACGTGCCTGAGCCTCTTCTGGCACTTCCTCGACATCGTCTGGATCTGCGTGTTCTCCTTCGTCTACCTCGCGAGCGTGATCTAA
- the cyoD gene encoding cytochrome o ubiquinol oxidase subunit IV: MAHSELIHHDEAHGTARGYVVGFVLSVLLTAASFGLVMAGVLAPKAAVIALAVLAFAQILVHLVCFLHMNTASSQRWNVMAFSYTVLTALILIVGTLWVMHNVSMNMMSR, from the coding sequence ATGGCTCATTCGGAACTCATCCACCACGACGAAGCGCACGGCACGGCCCGTGGCTACGTCGTCGGCTTCGTGCTGTCGGTGCTGCTCACGGCAGCGTCGTTCGGGCTGGTGATGGCTGGCGTGCTCGCGCCGAAGGCGGCGGTCATCGCGCTCGCGGTGCTCGCGTTCGCGCAGATCCTCGTGCATCTGGTGTGCTTCCTGCACATGAACACCGCGTCGAGCCAGCGCTGGAACGTGATGGCGTTCAGCTATACGGTGCTGACCGCGCTGATCCTGATCGTCGGGACATTGTGGGTGATGCACAACGTCAGCATGAACATGATGTCGCGCTAA
- a CDS encoding fatty acid desaturase, with amino-acid sequence MNNHDTHTPVRADEPIPHRKVIRAWLVPFATREIARPILLLVLDYLLLFAAFAGALLLGSIVGKIVCGMAAGFITGRLFIIGHDACHQSLTPNRGLNRWLGRIAFLPSLTPYSLWEVGHNVVHHGYTNLKGFDFVWAPHTPAEFAALSPTRRLLDRIYRSGWAPGLYYLVEIWWLRMYFPSRGYIGASRPVFRRDCLLVTAFAAVWIAAVVAVALRTHQSVALLLATGVLVPFLFWCSMIGFVVYVHHTDPRIAWHANRAEWSNAAPFVSTTLHLTFPFGIGGLLHHIMEHTAHHVDMSVPLYRLKPAQTKLEDMLPGRIVVQRFSLRWYFDTARRCKLYDTDLKLWTDYRGKRTSDAAPEVRTVQRAASDAADTANHAPAATAHAVP; translated from the coding sequence ATGAACAATCACGATACTCATACTCCGGTTCGCGCCGACGAGCCGATCCCGCATCGCAAGGTCATCCGCGCCTGGCTCGTGCCGTTCGCCACGCGCGAGATCGCGCGCCCGATCCTGCTGCTGGTGCTCGATTACCTGCTGCTGTTCGCCGCGTTCGCCGGCGCGCTGCTGCTCGGCTCGATCGTCGGCAAGATCGTCTGCGGGATGGCGGCCGGCTTCATCACCGGGCGACTGTTCATCATCGGGCACGACGCGTGCCATCAGAGCCTCACGCCGAACCGCGGGCTGAACCGCTGGCTCGGCCGCATCGCGTTTCTGCCGTCGCTGACGCCATACAGCCTGTGGGAAGTCGGGCACAACGTCGTGCACCACGGCTATACGAACCTGAAGGGCTTCGACTTCGTCTGGGCGCCGCATACGCCGGCGGAGTTCGCCGCGCTGTCGCCGACGCGCCGGCTGCTCGATCGCATCTACCGGAGCGGCTGGGCGCCGGGCCTCTACTATCTCGTCGAGATCTGGTGGCTGCGGATGTACTTCCCGAGCCGCGGCTATATCGGCGCGTCGCGGCCGGTGTTCCGGCGCGACTGCCTGCTGGTGACGGCCTTCGCGGCCGTGTGGATCGCCGCCGTCGTCGCGGTCGCGCTGCGCACGCATCAATCGGTCGCGCTGCTGCTCGCGACCGGCGTGCTCGTGCCGTTCCTGTTCTGGTGTTCGATGATCGGCTTCGTCGTGTACGTGCACCATACCGACCCGCGCATCGCATGGCACGCGAACCGCGCCGAATGGTCGAACGCCGCGCCGTTCGTGTCGACCACGCTGCACCTGACGTTCCCGTTCGGCATCGGCGGCCTGCTGCATCACATCATGGAGCACACCGCGCATCACGTCGACATGAGCGTGCCGCTGTACCGGCTCAAGCCGGCGCAGACGAAGCTGGAAGACATGCTGCCCGGCCGGATCGTCGTGCAGCGCTTCAGCCTGCGCTGGTACTTCGACACGGCGCGCCGCTGCAAGCTCTACGACACCGACCTCAAGCTGTGGACCGACTATCGCGGCAAGCGCACGAGCGATGCGGCGCCCGAGGTGC